The Salinibaculum sp. SYNS191 genome has a window encoding:
- a CDS encoding nicotinamide-nucleotide adenylyltransferase: METTRGFLVGRFQPFHSGHRQLVADIAGEVDELVIGIGSADASHTVHNPFTAGERLVMISKVLTDVDLQTYVVPLEDIDRNAVWVSHVESMCPPFDVVYSNNPLVIRLFNEADYEVRDSAMIDRDRLRGTLIREDIVDGESWTDRVPPAVVETIEEIDGVARLRRIADSDAHED, translated from the coding sequence ATGGAGACCACACGGGGATTTCTCGTCGGCCGCTTCCAGCCGTTCCACAGCGGCCACCGCCAGCTCGTCGCCGACATCGCCGGGGAGGTGGACGAACTCGTCATCGGCATCGGCAGCGCCGACGCCTCCCACACCGTTCACAACCCCTTCACTGCGGGCGAGCGGCTGGTCATGATTTCGAAGGTCCTGACCGACGTCGACCTCCAGACCTACGTCGTCCCGCTGGAGGACATCGACCGCAACGCCGTCTGGGTCAGCCACGTCGAGAGCATGTGTCCGCCCTTCGACGTCGTGTACTCGAACAACCCGCTGGTCATCCGGCTGTTCAACGAGGCGGACTACGAGGTCCGGGACTCGGCGATGATCGACCGCGACCGCCTGCGCGGGACGCTCATCCGCGAGGACATCGTCGACGGCGAATCCTGGACCGACCGCGTGCCGCCGGCCGTCGTCGAGACCATCGAAGAAATCGACGGCGTCGCCCGACTCCGGCGCATCGCCGACAGCGACGCACACGAGGACTGA
- the lonB gene encoding ATP-dependent protease LonB, whose protein sequence is MSNNREQEETPGIDPDVDSEDPVEERDAPPGEPTGNGENPDLGSDVSVDAGVEVDEEAAEEDLLGGLKIESSADIEVPDRLVDQVIGQDTARDIVKKAAKQRRHVMMIGSPGTGKSMLAKAMSQLLPKEELQDVLVYHNPDDGNEPKVRTVPAGKGEQIVEAHKEEARKRNQMRTFLMWIIIAIVIGYSLLIVQQILLGILAAGVIYLAFRYGSRGNDAMIPNLLVSNADQQTAPFEDATGAHAGALLGDVRHDPFQSGGMETPSHDRVEAGAIHKANKGVLFIDEINTLDIRSQQKLMTAIQEGEFSITGQSERSSGAMVQTEPVPCDFVMVAAGNLDAMENMHPALRSRIKGYGYEVYMDDTIEDNPEMRRKYARFVAQEVEKDGRLPHFTEDAIEELILEAQRRSGRKEHLTLKLRDLGGLVRVAGDIARSEEKDYTERDDVLQAKRRSRSIEQQLADNYIERRKDYELTVSDGDVVGRVNGLAVMGEDSGIVLPVMAEVTPSQGPGEVIATGQLKEMAEEAVQNVSAIIKKFSDEDISEKDVHIQFVQAGEGGVDGDSASITVATAVISALEGMPVTQNIAMTGSLSVRGDVLPVGGVTHKIEAAAKAGLDKVIIPAANEQDVMIEEEYEEMIEIIPVQHISEVLDVALAGETEKDSLVNRLKSITGQALEHEVGRGSGSPSPQ, encoded by the coding sequence ATGAGCAACAATAGAGAACAAGAGGAAACCCCGGGCATCGACCCGGACGTTGACTCCGAGGACCCCGTCGAGGAGCGCGATGCGCCCCCCGGCGAGCCGACCGGGAACGGCGAGAACCCGGATCTCGGGAGCGACGTCTCGGTCGATGCCGGGGTCGAGGTCGACGAGGAGGCAGCCGAAGAGGACCTGCTCGGCGGGCTCAAGATCGAGTCGTCGGCGGACATCGAGGTTCCCGACCGGCTCGTCGACCAGGTCATCGGGCAGGACACTGCCCGCGATATCGTGAAGAAAGCGGCCAAGCAGCGCCGCCACGTGATGATGATCGGGTCGCCCGGGACTGGCAAGTCGATGCTTGCCAAGGCCATGAGCCAGCTCCTCCCCAAAGAGGAACTGCAGGACGTTCTCGTCTACCACAATCCCGACGACGGCAACGAGCCGAAGGTCCGGACGGTCCCAGCGGGCAAGGGTGAGCAGATAGTCGAGGCCCACAAGGAGGAAGCCCGCAAGCGCAACCAGATGCGGACCTTCCTGATGTGGATCATCATCGCCATCGTCATCGGCTACTCGCTGCTCATCGTCCAGCAGATTCTGCTGGGCATCCTGGCAGCCGGTGTCATCTATCTCGCATTCCGCTACGGGAGCCGTGGTAACGACGCGATGATTCCGAACCTGCTGGTCAGCAACGCCGACCAGCAGACCGCGCCGTTCGAGGACGCGACCGGTGCCCACGCCGGTGCGCTGCTCGGCGACGTCCGCCACGACCCGTTCCAGTCCGGCGGCATGGAGACCCCGAGCCACGACCGCGTCGAGGCCGGGGCCATCCACAAGGCCAACAAGGGCGTGCTGTTCATCGACGAGATCAACACGCTCGACATCCGCAGCCAGCAGAAGCTGATGACGGCCATCCAGGAGGGCGAGTTCTCCATCACGGGCCAGTCCGAGCGCTCCTCGGGCGCGATGGTCCAGACCGAGCCCGTCCCCTGTGACTTCGTCATGGTCGCGGCCGGGAACCTCGACGCCATGGAGAACATGCACCCCGCGCTCCGCTCGCGCATCAAGGGCTACGGGTACGAGGTGTACATGGACGACACCATCGAGGACAACCCGGAGATGCGCCGGAAGTACGCGCGCTTCGTGGCCCAGGAAGTCGAGAAGGACGGCCGCCTGCCGCACTTCACGGAGGACGCCATCGAGGAACTCATCCTCGAAGCCCAGCGCCGCTCCGGCCGCAAGGAGCACCTGACGCTGAAGCTCCGTGACCTCGGCGGACTGGTCCGCGTCGCGGGCGACATCGCTCGCTCCGAGGAGAAGGACTACACCGAGCGCGACGACGTGCTCCAGGCCAAGCGGCGCTCCCGGTCCATCGAGCAACAGCTCGCGGACAACTACATCGAGCGCCGGAAGGACTACGAGCTCACCGTCAGCGACGGCGACGTGGTCGGCCGCGTCAACGGGCTGGCGGTCATGGGCGAGGACAGCGGTATCGTCCTCCCCGTCATGGCCGAGGTGACGCCGAGTCAGGGTCCCGGCGAGGTCATCGCCACCGGGCAACTGAAGGAGATGGCCGAGGAGGCCGTCCAGAACGTCTCCGCCATCATCAAGAAGTTCAGCGACGAGGACATCTCCGAGAAGGACGTCCACATCCAGTTCGTCCAGGCCGGTGAGGGCGGCGTCGACGGCGACTCCGCATCCATCACCGTCGCCACGGCCGTCATCTCCGCGCTGGAGGGCATGCCGGTCACGCAGAACATCGCGATGACCGGCTCGCTGTCGGTGCGCGGCGACGTGCTGCCGGTCGGCGGCGTCACGCACAAGATAGAGGCCGCCGCGAAGGCGGGCCTCGACAAGGTCATCATCCCCGCCGCGAACGAGCAGGACGTGATGATCGAGGAGGAGTACGAGGAGATGATCGAGATAATCCCGGTCCAGCACATCTCCGAGGTGCTCGACGTGGCGCTGGCCGGCGAGACCGAGAAGGACTCGCTGGTCAACCGCCTCAAGTCCATCACCGGACAGGCCCTCGAACACGAGGTCGGCCGGGGTTCGGGCAGCCCGAGCCCGCAGTAA
- a CDS encoding CPBP family intramembrane glutamic endopeptidase, with translation MPGWVPFTGLTIGVLFLLLGLARLSQGVVTESPPELPAGDETAGQTTAVTDRPDEGSSATDGGAASEAVTAIERADGVESAPAPNGDEADEGTEPWEADPVEPPEQGEFTTGALLANVAFTQGLFGAAIAVGAWYYEIPAAALGIAAEPMQTGLLAVAIGVAFGVALWLANEATAAVADAVGAAYDESLREMLTPDTAGGWVLLLGVILPLIAVVEELIFRAALIGVPAAGFDISPWALAIFSSAMFAFGHGAQGRAGIVVTGGLGFVLAGGYILSGSLLVVVIAHYLVNALEFVVHEGLGTDRLFV, from the coding sequence GTGCCCGGGTGGGTTCCCTTCACCGGGCTCACCATCGGCGTTCTGTTTCTACTGCTCGGTCTCGCACGACTCTCACAGGGCGTCGTCACCGAGTCACCACCCGAGTTACCGGCAGGTGACGAGACCGCTGGCCAGACGACGGCCGTCACAGACCGACCAGACGAGGGGTCGTCCGCGACAGACGGTGGTGCGGCATCGGAAGCGGTCACGGCCATCGAGCGAGCCGACGGGGTCGAGTCGGCACCCGCGCCGAACGGCGACGAGGCAGACGAGGGGACGGAACCGTGGGAGGCCGACCCCGTCGAACCGCCCGAGCAGGGAGAGTTCACGACGGGCGCGCTGCTGGCGAACGTCGCGTTCACACAGGGACTGTTCGGCGCAGCTATCGCCGTCGGCGCGTGGTACTACGAGATTCCTGCGGCGGCACTCGGCATCGCCGCCGAGCCGATGCAGACCGGCCTTCTCGCCGTCGCCATCGGGGTGGCCTTCGGCGTCGCGCTGTGGCTGGCCAACGAGGCGACCGCCGCAGTGGCAGACGCCGTCGGTGCGGCCTACGACGAGTCCCTGCGCGAGATGCTCACGCCGGACACCGCAGGCGGCTGGGTGCTCCTGCTGGGAGTCATCCTGCCGCTCATCGCCGTCGTCGAGGAACTCATCTTCCGGGCCGCGCTCATCGGCGTCCCCGCGGCGGGCTTCGACATCTCGCCGTGGGCACTCGCCATCTTCTCGTCGGCGATGTTCGCGTTCGGCCACGGCGCACAGGGACGGGCAGGCATCGTCGTGACCGGCGGGCTCGGGTTCGTCCTCGCCGGCGGGTACATCCTCTCGGGGAGTCTGCTGGTGGTCGTCATCGCACACTACCTCGTGAACGCCCTGGAGTTCGTCGTCCACGAGGGACTGGGCACGGACCGATTGTTCGTCTAG
- a CDS encoding MGMT family protein: MDEVAGIYARESTFLDRYVQVGIAQDRVISVSFPTVADEEAVSDHELLDRIEAYLEGDADDFADVQVALTVPTDRREVLDVVRDIPYGEEMTVEQVTRATPGLDPEEESDQTLVREALDENPAPLLIPDHRVRDGPSAAPPAVEQKLRAVEGL; the protein is encoded by the coding sequence ATGGACGAGGTTGCCGGCATCTACGCCCGCGAATCGACGTTTCTGGACAGGTACGTCCAGGTCGGCATCGCACAGGACCGGGTCATCTCGGTTTCGTTTCCGACCGTGGCCGACGAGGAGGCGGTCTCCGACCACGAACTGCTCGACCGTATCGAGGCCTATCTCGAAGGGGACGCGGACGACTTCGCCGACGTGCAGGTCGCGCTGACGGTCCCGACAGACCGCCGTGAGGTCCTCGACGTCGTCCGCGATATCCCCTACGGCGAGGAGATGACTGTGGAGCAGGTGACGCGTGCGACGCCGGGGTTAGACCCCGAGGAGGAGAGCGACCAGACCCTCGTCCGCGAGGCTCTCGACGAGAACCCCGCGCCGCTTCTCATTCCCGACCATCGGGTCCGCGACGGCCCCAGCGCCGCACCGCCGGCCGTCGAGCAGAAACTCCGCGCCGTCGAGGGCCTCTAG
- the trpC gene encoding indole-3-glycerol phosphate synthase: protein MDSSEFAPAIQSILATAREREGGGERVSVDPRSLPRAIERAEADGRVPLVAEVKPTSPTTDGERTDDPVDLARQMVDGGAAALSVLTEPEHFGGSPETLARVREAVDVPVLRKDFVLREGQLDTVAADVVLLIARFVDDLPGLLAAARDRGFQVLVETHTVEEVEKAVAAGADIIGINNRDLAKLEVDLGTFERVAEAVPENVTLIAESGIGTTDDVARMRAAGADALLVGSAIMDGDVAANTRRLTRTETQ from the coding sequence ATGGACAGTAGTGAGTTCGCGCCGGCGATACAGTCGATACTGGCGACGGCCCGCGAGCGCGAGGGCGGCGGTGAGCGAGTGTCTGTCGACCCACGGTCGCTGCCGCGCGCCATCGAGCGCGCGGAGGCGGACGGCCGCGTCCCGCTAGTCGCGGAGGTCAAGCCGACGAGCCCGACGACAGACGGGGAGCGGACGGACGACCCGGTCGACCTGGCGCGACAGATGGTCGACGGCGGCGCGGCGGCGCTGTCCGTGCTGACCGAGCCGGAGCACTTCGGCGGCAGTCCGGAGACGCTGGCGCGGGTCCGGGAGGCGGTCGACGTGCCCGTCCTGCGGAAGGACTTCGTGCTGCGCGAGGGGCAACTCGATACCGTCGCGGCCGACGTCGTCCTGCTCATCGCCCGCTTCGTCGACGACCTCCCCGGACTGCTCGCGGCGGCCCGTGACCGGGGATTCCAGGTGCTCGTGGAGACACACACGGTCGAAGAAGTCGAGAAAGCAGTGGCGGCCGGCGCGGACATCATCGGCATCAACAACCGTGACCTGGCGAAACTGGAGGTCGACCTCGGCACCTTCGAGCGGGTGGCCGAGGCGGTGCCCGAGAACGTCACGCTGATAGCGGAAAGCGGCATAGGGACGACGGACGACGTCGCCCGGATGCGGGCGGCCGGGGCCGACGCGTTGCTCGTCGGCTCGGCCATCATGGACGGAGACGTGGCGGCGAACACCCGCCGACTGACACGAACGGAGACACAATGA
- the trpB gene encoding tryptophan synthase subunit beta translates to MSADSKFGDYGGQYVPEALMPAIEELTDAYERYVLDNEDGFMDEFRDRLRDFGGRPLPLQRADQLSARYDREVYLKREDLLHGGAHKLNNALGQVLLAKYMGKERIIAETGAGQHGTATAMAAAHLDMPCEIYMGKTDIARQRPNVFRMRTNGAEVTPVTAGRGTLKEAISETMRDWATTVEDTHYVIGSVVGPAPFPAMVRDFQAVISEEAREQIQEKAGRLPDAVLACAGGGSNTMGTFAHFVDDEDVGLYAVEAGGSSLSVDEESGVAPNSASLSTGDEGVLHGARTKILQDADGQIMESHSISAGLDYAGVGPELAHLVDTGRVEAVNVDDDAALEAFHRLSQDEGVIPALETAHAFGYLEKNYSELGDVVVVNVSGRGDKDLETVIEETMERDLSIAPDMSVFREVGGGAL, encoded by the coding sequence ATGAGCGCAGACAGCAAGTTCGGAGACTACGGCGGACAGTACGTGCCGGAGGCGCTGATGCCGGCCATCGAGGAACTGACGGACGCCTACGAGCGGTACGTCCTCGACAACGAGGACGGATTCATGGACGAGTTCCGCGACCGACTGCGGGACTTCGGCGGCCGACCGCTCCCACTCCAGCGCGCTGACCAGCTCTCGGCGCGGTACGACCGGGAGGTCTACCTCAAACGGGAGGACCTGCTTCACGGCGGCGCGCACAAGCTCAACAACGCGCTCGGCCAGGTGCTGCTGGCGAAGTACATGGGGAAGGAGCGAATCATCGCCGAGACGGGGGCCGGCCAGCACGGCACCGCGACGGCGATGGCCGCCGCCCACCTCGACATGCCCTGCGAGATATACATGGGGAAGACCGACATCGCCCGCCAGCGGCCCAACGTCTTCCGGATGCGGACCAACGGCGCGGAGGTCACCCCCGTCACCGCCGGCCGGGGCACGCTGAAGGAGGCCATCAGCGAGACGATGCGCGACTGGGCGACGACCGTCGAGGACACCCACTACGTCATCGGGAGCGTCGTCGGCCCGGCCCCGTTCCCGGCGATGGTCCGGGACTTCCAGGCGGTCATCTCCGAGGAAGCCCGCGAGCAGATTCAGGAGAAGGCCGGCCGCCTGCCCGACGCGGTGCTGGCCTGCGCCGGCGGTGGGTCGAACACGATGGGGACGTTCGCCCACTTCGTCGACGACGAGGACGTCGGGCTGTACGCCGTCGAGGCCGGCGGCTCCTCGCTGTCGGTCGACGAGGAGAGCGGCGTCGCGCCCAACTCCGCCTCGCTGTCGACCGGCGACGAGGGCGTCCTCCACGGCGCGCGGACGAAGATTCTCCAGGACGCCGACGGACAGATTATGGAGTCCCACAGCATCTCCGCCGGACTCGACTACGCCGGCGTCGGGCCGGAACTGGCTCACCTCGTCGACACCGGCCGCGTCGAGGCCGTCAACGTCGACGACGACGCGGCGCTGGAGGCATTTCACCGCCTCTCCCAGGACGAGGGTGTTATCCCGGCGCTGGAGACGGCTCACGCCTTCGGGTACCTCGAAAAGAATTATAGCGAACTCGGCGACGTCGTCGTCGTAAACGTCTCGGGCCGGGGCGACAAGGACCTGGAGACGGTCATCGAGGAGACGATGGAGCGGGACCTCTCGATTGCGCCCGACATGAGCGTCTTCCGCGAGGTCGGCGGTGGTGCGCTGTGA
- the trpA gene encoding tryptophan synthase subunit alpha, producing the protein MSLADAFADGPAFVPYLAAGDPDYESSIEYVEALARGGADVIELGLPFSEPIAEGPTIQEAVVRSLEGGMTPSRFFEFVEELDVDVPLVCMTYYNLIYQYGDEEGPRPFVEKSAEVGIEGFVVPDLPAEESGPLREACDEFGLDLVFIVAPTTKGERLERMREQVSGYVYVQARLGTTGARDDVSDQTDESLARLTDWDVPKAVGFGIKTGEHAERIVSAGADGIIVGSALVDIVAAGHENDEPTGAVADRLEAKARELKQGALRGAGEEARVE; encoded by the coding sequence GTGAGCCTCGCCGACGCCTTCGCCGACGGCCCCGCCTTCGTCCCCTATCTCGCCGCCGGCGACCCGGACTACGAGTCGTCAATCGAGTACGTCGAGGCGCTGGCCCGCGGCGGTGCCGACGTCATCGAACTCGGCCTGCCCTTCTCGGAGCCCATCGCCGAGGGACCAACGATACAGGAGGCCGTCGTGCGGTCGCTGGAGGGCGGGATGACGCCGAGTCGCTTCTTCGAGTTCGTCGAGGAACTGGACGTGGACGTGCCGCTGGTCTGTATGACCTACTACAACCTCATCTACCAGTACGGCGACGAGGAAGGGCCACGCCCGTTCGTCGAGAAATCAGCCGAGGTCGGCATCGAGGGGTTCGTCGTGCCGGACCTGCCGGCCGAGGAGTCGGGGCCGCTGCGGGAGGCCTGCGACGAGTTCGGCCTGGACCTGGTGTTCATCGTCGCACCGACGACGAAGGGCGAACGGCTGGAGCGGATGCGCGAGCAGGTGTCGGGGTACGTCTACGTCCAGGCGCGGCTCGGAACGACCGGCGCGCGCGACGACGTGAGCGACCAGACCGACGAGTCGCTGGCGCGCCTGACTGACTGGGACGTCCCGAAGGCCGTCGGCTTCGGCATCAAGACCGGCGAGCACGCCGAACGCATCGTCTCCGCGGGTGCAGACGGCATCATCGTCGGGTCGGCGCTGGTCGACATCGTGGCGGCGGGCCACGAGAACGACGAGCCGACCGGAGCGGTGGCGGACCGTCTGGAGGCGAAGGCCCGCGAACTCAAGCAGGGCGCGCTCCGCGGTGCCGGCGAGGAGGCACGGGTGGAGTGA
- a CDS encoding 2-amino-3,7-dideoxy-D-threo-hept-6-ulosonate synthase → MSAGTAARLQRIGTGGRYLIVPMDHGITLGAVKGLKDIESTIDAVTRGGADAVLTQKGIASRVHDNKNGAGYIVHLNGSTSIGPDENDKRVTGTVTDAVRAGADAVSFHINVGSEHEPDQISQLGELTSTAADYGMPVLAMTYARGHDVREDDPAEFAEDLGHAVRLGEELGADVIKTAYSGTPDTFEHVVESTRLPVVIAGGSKGTDEETLAMVRGAMDAGAAGVSMGRSIFQHDYPEKITSAVAAVIHEDATAQEAVEAAGLPAGV, encoded by the coding sequence ATGAGCGCAGGGACTGCAGCACGACTCCAGCGCATCGGGACAGGGGGACGGTACCTCATCGTCCCGATGGACCACGGTATCACACTGGGCGCGGTAAAAGGCCTCAAGGACATCGAGTCGACCATCGACGCGGTGACCCGCGGCGGTGCCGACGCCGTTCTGACCCAGAAGGGCATCGCCTCCCGCGTCCACGACAACAAGAACGGCGCGGGCTACATCGTCCACCTCAACGGCTCTACCTCCATCGGTCCCGACGAGAACGACAAGCGCGTGACCGGCACGGTCACCGACGCCGTCCGCGCCGGTGCCGACGCCGTCTCCTTCCACATCAACGTCGGCAGCGAGCACGAACCCGACCAGATTTCACAGCTCGGCGAACTCACGAGCACGGCCGCCGACTACGGGATGCCTGTGCTGGCGATGACCTACGCCCGCGGGCACGACGTCCGCGAGGACGACCCCGCGGAGTTCGCGGAGGACCTCGGCCACGCCGTCCGACTCGGCGAGGAACTGGGTGCCGACGTCATCAAGACTGCCTACTCAGGCACGCCCGACACCTTCGAGCACGTCGTCGAATCGACGCGCCTGCCGGTGGTCATCGCCGGCGGGTCGAAGGGCACCGACGAGGAGACGCTGGCGATGGTCCGCGGCGCGATGGACGCCGGCGCGGCGGGCGTCTCGATGGGCCGGTCCATCTTCCAGCACGACTACCCGGAGAAGATAACGTCGGCCGTCGCGGCCGTCATCCACGAGGACGCGACCGCCCAGGAGGCCGTCGAGGCCGCCGGACTGCCGGCCGGCGTCTGA
- a CDS encoding P-loop NTPase — protein MTAPIVTIAGAKGGVGKTTTSINLASAIAGPERTVAVVEMDLAMANFVDFLSIPSGAADPTLHDVLAGDAEPFDAVYPFGDHVAAVPSGTTLDGYARADMDEFPRVLKRYALKFDVVVVDTGAGLSRLVVDPIGLADGAVVVSTPRVAAVRDADKTVKLSKRVGTPVFGLVLTQSGTGASPGPERISEFLGVDLLGHVPDDEAVPNSQDQGVPVVTRSPESPAGSTYRDIADNVLFALSTHSDGSPIDEDFEAPDRVTDEGAAAPAVDGGSATQLADEEPADAGDDYAPDDAETEDDGSEMAPPEESDEATDEGVARAAEAAEGETDSPSVEADESETDDETETESEYRHSVAQPGDTNPADSTDSADSTDQEGGGDDTSGDVKETAETDGTESVTADDQADETVDDEQDDTGNDEREEAGDDELDDTGNDEQDEAVDEPSVPADAETDAPGLDDPDEEGDATAEAADTETAGGEPDSRGDSTSEDAVSDHTDAVSRPGPGRDGPERPGHESAGEPAETGDRTNGAQAPATDAAEESADEQPAETGPATESDPVGEPTDEQPGDDTPAAGGDATDESADEGPAEEESETETDGFVGRLRAFLS, from the coding sequence ATGACAGCACCCATTGTCACGATCGCCGGGGCGAAGGGAGGGGTGGGCAAGACGACGACGAGTATCAATCTCGCGTCGGCCATCGCCGGTCCGGAGCGGACAGTGGCCGTCGTCGAGATGGACCTGGCAATGGCGAACTTCGTCGACTTCCTCTCGATTCCCTCCGGTGCTGCCGACCCGACGCTGCACGACGTCCTCGCGGGCGATGCGGAGCCCTTCGACGCCGTCTATCCCTTCGGCGACCACGTCGCGGCGGTCCCGAGCGGGACCACGCTCGACGGGTACGCCAGGGCAGACATGGACGAGTTCCCTCGCGTGCTCAAGCGGTACGCGCTCAAGTTCGACGTCGTCGTCGTCGACACGGGCGCGGGGCTGAGCAGGCTCGTCGTCGACCCCATCGGTCTCGCAGACGGGGCGGTCGTCGTCTCCACGCCCCGCGTCGCGGCGGTCCGGGACGCCGACAAGACCGTCAAGCTCTCCAAACGCGTCGGCACACCCGTCTTCGGGCTGGTCCTGACGCAGTCCGGCACCGGCGCGTCCCCCGGGCCGGAGCGCATCTCCGAGTTCCTGGGCGTCGACCTGCTCGGCCACGTCCCGGACGACGAGGCGGTGCCCAACTCGCAGGACCAGGGCGTCCCGGTCGTGACCCGGTCGCCGGAGAGCCCCGCGGGCTCAACCTACCGCGACATCGCCGACAACGTCCTCTTCGCGCTCTCGACCCACAGCGACGGCAGTCCGATCGACGAGGACTTCGAAGCGCCCGACCGGGTGACGGACGAGGGGGCCGCTGCGCCGGCCGTCGACGGTGGCTCCGCCACCCAGTTGGCCGACGAGGAACCCGCCGACGCCGGCGACGACTACGCTCCAGACGACGCGGAGACCGAAGACGACGGGTCCGAGATGGCACCTCCAGAGGAGAGCGACGAAGCGACCGACGAGGGTGTCGCCCGGGCAGCGGAGGCTGCCGAGGGCGAGACCGATTCGCCGTCCGTCGAGGCCGACGAGTCGGAGACGGACGATGAGACGGAAACCGAGTCCGAATACCGCCACTCCGTGGCACAACCGGGAGACACGAACCCGGCTGACAGCACGGACTCCGCCGACAGCACGGACCAGGAAGGCGGCGGCGACGACACCAGCGGCGACGTGAAGGAGACGGCGGAGACCGACGGCACCGAGTCGGTGACGGCTGACGACCAGGCGGACGAGACGGTCGACGACGAACAGGACGACACCGGAAACGACGAACGGGAGGAGGCTGGCGACGACGAACTGGACGACACCGGAAACGACGAACAGGACGAGGCCGTCGACGAGCCTTCGGTCCCAGCGGACGCGGAAACCGACGCGCCTGGACTGGACGACCCAGACGAGGAGGGGGATGCCACGGCCGAGGCTGCGGACACGGAGACTGCCGGCGGGGAGCCGGACTCACGGGGCGACTCGACCTCCGAGGACGCCGTGTCGGACCACACAGACGCTGTTTCCCGGCCCGGGCCAGGGAGAGACGGACCCGAGCGACCGGGTCACGAGTCGGCGGGGGAACCTGCCGAGACGGGCGACCGCACCAACGGCGCGCAGGCGCCGGCAACCGACGCCGCAGAGGAATCCGCCGACGAGCAACCGGCGGAGACGGGGCCAGCGACGGAGAGCGACCCCGTCGGCGAACCCACCGACGAGCAACCGGGAGATGACACGCCGGCAGCGGGTGGCGACGCCACGGACGAATCTGCCGACGAGGGACCGGCGGAGGAGGAGTCGGAGACGGAGACAGACGGATTCGTCGGGCGGTTGCGGGCGTTTCTCTCCTGA
- a CDS encoding ArsR/SmtB family transcription factor has protein sequence MSTIFPLREKVSLDDGREPRLVDLDDDVADEVFKALSSGTTRRIFASLHDTPQTASDLADVTDTSVQNTQYHLQKLVEADLVEVVDTWYSERGTEMKVYAPTDESLVLYAGNDKQGSLRALLKRVVGLVALLLPASAAVAWLARQFDGQPGGGTEVVPRDSGAVPAPGTETDAGGAGIYSADGGEAVTNTSANPMDTADAAVDAAASLDPAVAAGAAFFLGGAFVLTLVWLRYWRS, from the coding sequence ATGAGTACGATTTTCCCGCTACGCGAGAAGGTGAGCCTCGACGACGGACGCGAGCCGCGGCTGGTCGACCTCGACGACGACGTCGCAGACGAGGTGTTCAAGGCGCTGTCGTCGGGCACCACGCGCAGAATCTTCGCCAGCCTGCACGACACGCCACAGACGGCCTCCGACCTCGCGGACGTGACCGACACGTCCGTCCAGAACACGCAGTACCACCTGCAGAAACTGGTCGAGGCGGACCTCGTGGAGGTCGTCGACACGTGGTACTCCGAGCGCGGGACCGAGATGAAGGTGTACGCGCCGACCGACGAGTCGCTGGTCCTCTACGCGGGCAACGACAAGCAGGGATCGCTGCGCGCGCTGCTCAAGCGCGTGGTCGGTCTCGTCGCCCTGCTCCTGCCGGCCTCCGCCGCCGTCGCCTGGCTCGCCCGCCAGTTCGACGGCCAGCCCGGTGGTGGAACGGAGGTCGTCCCCCGGGACTCCGGTGCGGTCCCGGCCCCGGGGACGGAGACCGACGCCGGCGGCGCGGGTATCTACTCCGCCGATGGCGGCGAGGCCGTCACCAACACGTCTGCGAACCCGATGGACACCGCCGACGCCGCCGTCGACGCGGCAGCAAGCCTGGACCCTGCCGTCGCCGCCGGCGCGGCCTTTTTCCTCGGCGGCGCGTTCGTCCTGACCCTCGTCTGGCTCCGCTACTGGCGGTCCTGA
- a CDS encoding PPOX class F420-dependent oxidoreductase — translation MTQIPPDARDLVDRPTFAHFATMLPNGMPHVTPTWVDADDDYEHVLVNTARTRRKERNVRKNPHVGMSIIDPDDPYRYLSLWGSVVELTEDGAREHIDELAGQYMGVDRYPNYDSDPGERVIVRIRPEHVTTNG, via the coding sequence GTGACACAGATACCCCCGGACGCCCGCGACCTGGTGGACCGTCCGACGTTCGCTCACTTCGCGACGATGCTGCCCAACGGGATGCCCCACGTGACGCCGACGTGGGTCGACGCCGACGACGACTACGAGCACGTCCTGGTCAACACCGCCCGGACGCGCCGGAAAGAGCGCAACGTCCGCAAGAACCCCCACGTGGGGATGTCCATCATCGACCCCGACGACCCCTACCGGTACCTCTCGCTGTGGGGGTCGGTCGTCGAACTGACCGAGGACGGTGCGCGCGAGCACATCGACGAACTGGCCGGCCAGTACATGGGCGTCGACCGGTACCCGAACTACGACAGCGACCCCGGCGAGCGGGTCATCGTCCGCATCCGCCCCGAGCACGTCACGACCAACGGGTGA